From the Lolium rigidum isolate FL_2022 chromosome 2, APGP_CSIRO_Lrig_0.1, whole genome shotgun sequence genome, one window contains:
- the LOC124688340 gene encoding protein PHOSPHATE-INDUCED 1 homolog, which translates to MAATHTSHVFTVALVSALLLCLAHGSLGAGRRLMELYTPQPSELLTYHNGTVLRGAIPVSVLWYGRFTPAQKAVVSDFLLSLTAASPAPTPSVSQWWDTIDQLYLSKAKGAAAQGPKTVTQVALARQVSDERCSLGKSLKLPHLAALAARARPGKGGIALVLTAEDVAVEGFCMSRCGLHGSDARARAAYVWVGNSASQCPGQCAWPFHKPAYGPQAPALAPPSGDVGMDGMVMNVASMVAGAVTNPFGDGFYQGPKGAALEACTACPGVYGSGAYPGYAGNLAVDATTGASYNANGARGRKYLLPALFDPATSTCSTLV; encoded by the coding sequence ATGGCCGCCACACACACGAGCCACGTCTTTACAGTCGCACTGGTCTCGGCTCTGCTTCTGTGCCTGGCCCATGGCTCCCTGGGAGCCGGCAGGAGGCTGATGGAGCTGTACACGCCGCAGCCCAGCGAGCTCCTCACGTACCACAACGGCACCGTGCTGCGCGGCGCCATCCCGGTCTCCGTCCTCTGGTACGGCCGCTTCACGCCGGCGCAGAAGGCCGTCGTCTCCGACTTCCTCCTCTCGCTCACCGCCGCCTCGCCAGCACCAACCCCGTCCGTCTCGCAGTGGTGGGACACCATCGACCAGCTCTACCTCTCAAAGGCCAAAGGCGCCGCCGCGCAGGGCCCGAAGACCGTCACGCAGGTAGCGCTCGCCCGCCAGGTCTCCGACGAGCGGTGCTCGCTCGGGAAGAGCCTCAAGCTGCCCCACCTCGCCGCGCTGGCGGCGCGGGCGAGGCCCGGCAAGGGCGGGATCGCGCTGGTGCTCACCGCGGAGGACGTGGCCGTGGAGGGCTTCTGCATGAGCCGCTGCGGCCTGCACGGGTCCGACGCCAGAGCGCGCGCGGCGTACGTCTGGGTGGGCAACTCCGCGTCCCAGTGCCCCGGTCAGTGCGCGTGGCCGTTCCACAAGCCGGCGTACGGGCCCCAGGCGCCGGCGCTGGCGCCCCCGAGCGGCGACGTGGGCATGGACGGCATGGTGATGAACGTCGCGAGCATGGTCGCCGGCGCCGTCACCAACCCGTTCGGCGACGGGTTCTACCAGGGGCCCAAGGGGGCGGCGCTGGAGGCGTGCACTGCGTGCCCGGGGGTTTATGGTAGTGGAGCGTACCCCGGGTACGCCGGGAACCTGGCGGTGGACGCTACGACGGGGGCGAGCTACAACGCCAATGGCGCGCGGGGGAGGAAGTACCTGCTTCCCGCGCTCTTCGACCCGGCCACGTCGACGTGTTCGACCTTGGTCTGA
- the LOC124688341 gene encoding protein PHOSPHATE-INDUCED 1-like produces the protein MAATHASHVFALALLLSLAHGSLGAGRRLMELYTPQPSELLTYHNGTVLRGAIPVSVLWYGRFTPAQKAVVSDFLLSLTAASPAPTPSVSQWWDTIDQLYLSKAKGAAGATGAKTITQVALARQVSDERCSLGKSLKLSQLPALAARARPGKGGIALVLTAEDVAVEGFCMSRCGLHGSDARARTAYVWVGNSAAQCPGQCAWPFHKPAYGPQAPALAPPSGDVGMDGMVMNLASMVAGAVTNPFGDGFYQGPKGAALEACTACPGVYGGGAYPGYAGNLAVDATTGASYNANGARGRKYLLPALFDPATSTCSTLV, from the coding sequence ATGGCCGCCACACACGCGAGCCACGTGTTCGCGCTCGCGCTGCTGCTGAGCCTCGCTCATGGCTCCCTGGGAGCCGGCAGGAGGCTGATGGAGCTGTACACGCCGCAGCCCAGCGAGCTCCTCACGTACCACAACGGCACCGTGCTGCGCGGCGCCATCCCGGTCTCCGTCCTCTGGTACGGCCGCTTCACGCCGGCGCAGAAGGCCGTCGTCTCCGACTTCCTCCTCTCCCTCACCGCCGCCTCCCCGGCACCAACCCCGTCCGTCTCCCAGTGGTGGGACACCATCGACCAGCTCTACCTCTCCAAGGCCAAGGGCGCCGCGGGGGCAACCGGCGCAAAAACCATCACGCAGGTGGCGCTCGCCCGCCAGGTCTCCGACGAGCGGTGCTCGCTCGGGAAGAGCCTGAAGCTCTCCCAGCTCCCGGCGCTGGCGGCGAGGGCCAGACCCGGCAAGGGCGGGATCGCGCTGGTGCTCACCGCGGAGGACGTGGCCGTGGAGGGCTTCTGCATGAGCCGCTGCGGCCTGCACGGCTCCGACGCCAGGGCGCGCACGGCGTACGTCTGGGTGGGCAACTCGGCGGCGCAGTGCCCCGGGCAGTGCGCGTGGCCGTTCCACAAGCCGGCGTACGGGCCCCAGGCGCCGGCGCTGGCGCCCCCGAGCGGCGACGTGGGCATGGACGGCATGGTGATGAACCTGGCGAGCATGGTGGCGGGCGCCGTCACCAACCCGTTCGGCGACGGGTTCTACCAGGGGCCCAAGGGGGCGGCGCTGGAGGCGTGCACGGCGTGCCCGGGGGTTTATGGTGGTGGAGCGTACCCTGGGTACGCCGGGAACCTGGCGGTGGACGCCACCACAGGGGCGAGCTACAACGCCAATGGCGCGCGCGGGAGGAAGTACCTTCTTCCCGCGCTCTTCGACCCGGCCACGTCGACGTGTTCGACCTTGGTCTGA